In Gymnogyps californianus isolate 813 chromosome 1, ASM1813914v2, whole genome shotgun sequence, the following are encoded in one genomic region:
- the LOC127016516 gene encoding potassium voltage-gated channel subfamily A member 1 isoform X2 — protein MTVMAGENMDETSALPGHPQDSYQPAAHDDHECCERVVINIAGLRFETQLKTLAQFPNTLLGNPKKRMRYFDPLRNEYFFDRNRPSFDAILYYYQSGGRLRRPVNVPLDMFSEEIKFYELGEEAMEKFREDEGFIKDEERPLPEGEYQRQVWLLFEYPESSGPARVIAIVSVMVILISIVIFCLETLPELKEDKEYTVHRTDNTTQVYKSNIFTDPFFVVETLCIIWFSFELVVRFFACPSKTEFFKNIMNFIDIVAIIPYFITLGTEMAEREGTQKGEQATSLAILRVIRLV, from the exons ATGACTGTGATGGCTGGAGAGAACATGGATGAGACTTCTGCGCTACCTGGCCACCCCCAGGATAGCTACCAGCCCGCTGCCCACGATGACCATGAGTGCTGTGAGCGCGTAGTGATAAACATTGCTGGACTACGCTTTGAGACGCAGCTGAAGACCTTAGCCCAGTTCCCCAACACTCTGCTGGGCAACCCCAAGAAGCGCATGCGGTACTTTGACCCCTTGCGCAATGAGTACTTCTTTGACCGGAATCGGCCCAGCTTTGATGCCATCCTCTACTACTATCAGTCTGGGGGGCGGCTTCGCCGGCCGGTCAATGTGCCCTTGGACATGTTCTCTGAGGAGATCAAATTTTATGAGCTGGGTGAGGAGGCCATGGAGAAGTTCCGGGAAGATGAAGGTTTCATCAAAGATGAGGAGAGACCCTTGCCGGAGGGGGAGTACCAGCGCCAAGTATGGCTCCTCTTTGAATACCCAGAGAGCTCTGGGCCTGCAAGGGTCATTGCAATAGTCTCTGTCATGGTGATCCTCATCTCCATCGTGATCTTCTGCCTCGAGACATTACCTGAGCTGAAGGAGGACAAGGAGTATACAGTGCATCGCACTGACAACACCACCCAGGTCTACAAATCCAACATCTTCACAGATCCCTTCTTTGTTGTGGAGACCCTGTGCATCATCTGGTTCTCCTTTGAGCTGGTGGTGCGCTTCTTTGCTTGCCCCAGCAAGACTGAATTCTTCAAGAATATTATGAACTTCATTGACATTGTGGCCATCATCCCTTACTTCATCACCCTGGGCACTGAGATGGCCGAGCGGGAGGGGACTCAGAAAGGAGAACAGGCCACCTCCTTGGCCATCCTGAGAGTCATCAGACTG GTGTGA
- the LOC127016516 gene encoding potassium voltage-gated channel subfamily A member 1 isoform X1, protein MTVMAGENMDETSALPGHPQDSYQPAAHDDHECCERVVINIAGLRFETQLKTLAQFPNTLLGNPKKRMRYFDPLRNEYFFDRNRPSFDAILYYYQSGGRLRRPVNVPLDMFSEEIKFYELGEEAMEKFREDEGFIKDEERPLPEGEYQRQVWLLFEYPESSGPARVIAIVSVMVILISIVIFCLETLPELKEDKEYTVHRTDNTTQVYKSNIFTDPFFVVETLCIIWFSFELVVRFFACPSKTEFFKNIMNFIDIVAIIPYFITLGTEMAEREGTQKGEQATSLAILRVIRLVRVFRIFKLSRHSKGLQILGQTLKASMRELGLLIFFLFIGVILFSSAVYFAEAEEPESHFTSIPDAFWWAVVSMTTVGYGDMYPVTIGGKIVGSLCAIAGVLTIALPVPVIVSNFNYFYHRETEGEEQAQLLHVSSPNLASDSDLSRRSSSTISKSEYMEIEEDMNNSIDNFREANLRTGNCTVANQNCVNKSKLLTDV, encoded by the coding sequence ATGACTGTGATGGCTGGAGAGAACATGGATGAGACTTCTGCGCTACCTGGCCACCCCCAGGATAGCTACCAGCCCGCTGCCCACGATGACCATGAGTGCTGTGAGCGCGTAGTGATAAACATTGCTGGACTACGCTTTGAGACGCAGCTGAAGACCTTAGCCCAGTTCCCCAACACTCTGCTGGGCAACCCCAAGAAGCGCATGCGGTACTTTGACCCCTTGCGCAATGAGTACTTCTTTGACCGGAATCGGCCCAGCTTTGATGCCATCCTCTACTACTATCAGTCTGGGGGGCGGCTTCGCCGGCCGGTCAATGTGCCCTTGGACATGTTCTCTGAGGAGATCAAATTTTATGAGCTGGGTGAGGAGGCCATGGAGAAGTTCCGGGAAGATGAAGGTTTCATCAAAGATGAGGAGAGACCCTTGCCGGAGGGGGAGTACCAGCGCCAAGTATGGCTCCTCTTTGAATACCCAGAGAGCTCTGGGCCTGCAAGGGTCATTGCAATAGTCTCTGTCATGGTGATCCTCATCTCCATCGTGATCTTCTGCCTCGAGACATTACCTGAGCTGAAGGAGGACAAGGAGTATACAGTGCATCGCACTGACAACACCACCCAGGTCTACAAATCCAACATCTTCACAGATCCCTTCTTTGTTGTGGAGACCCTGTGCATCATCTGGTTCTCCTTTGAGCTGGTGGTGCGCTTCTTTGCTTGCCCCAGCAAGACTGAATTCTTCAAGAATATTATGAACTTCATTGACATTGTGGCCATCATCCCTTACTTCATCACCCTGGGCACTGAGATGGCCGAGCGGGAGGGGACTCAGAAAGGAGAACAGGCCACCTCCTTGGCCATCCTGAGAGTCATCAGACTGGTAAGAGTCTTTCGAATCTTCAAACTCTCCCGGCACTCTAAGGGCCTCCAGATTTTGGGACAGACCCTCAAAGCAAGTATGAGAGAGCTAGGTTTACtaatcttcttcctcttcattggGGTGATCTTGTTCTCTAGCGCGGTATATTTTGCTGAGGCTGAAGAACCTGAGTCTCATTTCACAAGTATCCCTGATGCTTTCTGGTGGGCGGTGGTATCCATGACCACTGTGGGCTATGGTGACATGTACCCTGTGACAATTGGAGGCAAAATCGTAGGCTCCTTGTGTGCCATCGCTGGTGTGCTGACAATTGCCCTGCCTGTACCTGTCATCGTGTCCAACTTCAACTACTTCTACCACCGAGAAACAGAAGGGGAAGAACAGGCTCAGTTACTTCACGTTAGCTCCCCTAATTTAGCATCTGACAGTGATCTCAGTCGCCGCAGCTCCTCCACAATCAGCAAATCTGAGTACATGGAAATCGAAGAGGATATGAATAATAGCATAGACAATTTTAGAGAGGCTAATCTCAGAACTGGCAACTGCACTGTAGCCAACCAAAACTGCGTTAATAAAAGCAAGCTGCTGACTGAtgtgtaa